Sequence from the Sulfuracidifex tepidarius genome:
TACTGCCTTCTTTACCTCAACCCACTCGAAAGGTATCTTAGGACCTGATAGCTTAACGAAGTCCCTGAGTATGAGCTCGCTTATGGCCTTCGTCATGGGAGTACCGTATATCCGCTTCTTTAACGTAGAGATTTGATATATCGGTAGAGCTCCCACGTGGTCCAGATGGCCGTGCGAAACCAAAAAACCCTTAACTTTCCCGGGCAGCTCCTGTAACGGAAAGTTGGGGTTATCATTGTTATCGAAGTTAACCCCGTAATCCATCACAAGGCTGCCGTCGTTGTTGCCGATCTCGATGGCAGATCTTCCGACTTCTCTGCCTCCTCCGAGTATCTTTAGATAGTAGTCCATTTGTTTAATACCTCAGCACCGCAAACTATTAAGTTTGCCATAAGTGAATGTAAATTGATGAAGATTAGAAATAACGACCTAAAAAAGCTCGAGAAGATGGGCATAAAACCCAACATGGTGAACGCTACCCGCGTCATAATTGAAACAGCTGAAGGCGAAAGGATAGTGATAGAAGGATGTCAGGTAACCAAGATGGTAGCTCAAGGGAACTCGTTCTACACTATTATAGGAGGAGAGGAAAGGAAAGAGGAAATTAAAGAGGGAGAGAACAAAGGAGAAGTGTCAATAAGTGAAGACGACGTCAAATTCCTCATGGAACAAACCGGTAAAGGCGAGAACGAGGTCAGGGACGCCCTCGTCAAGAGCGGAGGAGATATAGCTAAGGCTCTGGCTTCCTTGACAGGAGAGACCTCATAGAGCTTATGATCTCATCCTCGTTTTTCTTCATCGAAATTATCACGTTTATTCCCTCCTGTTCGCTCAAGTAAAGCGCCAGAGGATCTATCCTAACGGGTCTATGGAAAACAACTACCTTCGGCTTCACAGGGGCTACCTTAAGCGCGATCATAGGAGACCTGCCACCTGCGACCTTGGTGAAGATGAGGACTCTGTTGAGAGATAGCGAAAGGAATTGATAGAAATCGGCACCGCTCAGCATGGATATAGCCTTTATGCTGTTGGCTACCATGTATCCGTAAACGCTTGTCTGGTTCACGAAGGAGTTCATCATCACGCCGTCCACTGCCATTACTATCTCGTCAATTGGTAGGGGAGAAACGAAGTCAGCCATGTCCATGATGTAAGGGTAATTGAGGTTGAACATCTTCACAAGCTCGCTCACTATCTTGAAGCCGTTCTTGGCGTCGTTCCTGATCAGGGCATCTACGTATCTCTTTATGAACCCGCTTCCAGGCTGTCTCCTGCCCCTCTCGTAGTCTGCTATCACGGTCTGTTTCACCCCCAGCTCCTTGGCTAGTTCCTGCTGAGATAACTTGAACGTCTCCCTCCACTTCCTCAACGACACGAAAACGTCGTTGCTCCAGACTATGTCCCCTGCTATTCTCTTTCCTACCATGTCTAGGATGTACTTGTCGTAAATGTTCTCCATCTTCTCCGATGAAGTTTTATAAAACCGGCTAAAAATTAAAGATAGGGGCCCGTGGTCCAGCTTGGCTAGGATGCGACGTTCGGGTCGTCGAGGTCCCGGGTTCAAGTCCCGGCGGGCCCATTGATCGTTTCAATCCCGCTTCTAGATAAAATTATAACACCAGGCTTACAGTCAGAGGAGGAAAAGAGGAAGGTAAAGGAAAAGAAAGGTATTTTTTAGTACACGTGCTAATACATGCAAAAATATAGGTACATAACACTGTGTGTCGTATTACAGATTCATGAGGAGTAAAACGGCTTAAGTATTGTCCCATGTGCAACTGTTTCAGCAGGAGGTACTATAGAACCGAACTTGTTAGACCTTCCTCTGATCATCTTTCCGGTGAATGTGCTCTCGGTTATGGCTCCTGCACCTACCTTAGCTTTAGAACCTACAACAGAGTAAGTGAGGTAAGACTTGGACCCTATCTCAGCATATGGCTCAACTAGTGTATGAGATATCTCGCTATACGCACCTATAACCGCATTTCTCTCTATAGAGGAATACGCTCTAACGAGAGAGAAGTTTCCTACATAAGCTCCTTTACCTATATATGCAGGGCCCTTTATCACCGCATATTCCTCCACCGTAGCACCTTCCTCTACTACCACGTTCTTTCCTATTACGGCAGAGGTAGAAATGTTAGCCTCGTCTGAGATGAATGACCCCTTTCTTTCATCTAACACATTTTGCACTGCTGCCAGCAGATCCTCGGGGAAGCCTATGTCAACCCAGGAACCGGACCAGACGAAATAGGATGAATCTAACGACGATAAGTAGTTCTCGAAGCTCTCTACCGGCTCCGTTGGCAAGACGTAAGCCCCAGCTAAGGCTAAGGTAGATCCCGATTTGACCACTTTCAGCTTCCCCTCTCTCAACTCGACTAAACCGTAGGTGTTCAGACCCTCGCTCACAGGGGTCAGAGATATGGAAGGCTTACCATTGGTGTAAAACAGAGAGATCAAGGAAGAGTAAAGTTGTTTTGACGTGACTATGTCACCGAAAGCCAGCACGTAGTAGTTATCGGATACTCTACTTACACCCGTCCTGATTGCTCCCTCTATTCCTGCCTCTTTCTGATACACGACCTCATAACCAGCGTTCAGATCACCTATCTCTTTATCCAGATCCTTACCCTTGTCGCTCGTAACTATCACGAAGTCGGTTACCCCGGCGTCCATTAAGCCGTCTAAAACGTACCTGATCACCGGCTTTCCCGCTATCGAGATGAGCTCCTTCTGTTGCTCCTTCGTGAGAGGGAGAAGGCCTTCTCCTTTCCCTCCGGCTAAAACTACCGCTTTCATTCTACCGTCACCGTCTTAGCTAGGTTTCTGGGTCTGTCCGGGTCGAGCCCTTTACCGACCGAAACGTAATAGGCCAAGAGCTGAATCGGAGGTGCTAACGCAAATGGCTCCAACCCCTTCTCTAACCTCACCTCAACCTCATCTTTAGATATCCCTTTAGACGTCCCGACATAAAATATTCTAGCTCCCCTAGATTTCATCTCCTCAATGTTGACCTTAAGCTCATCTATCCCCGGGTCAAGGAAAACCACGGGGAAACCTTCGGACACTAACGCTATAGGTCCGTGTTTGCTCTCTCCTGCGGGGTATGACTCGGCGTGAACATATGCTACCTCCTTTATCTTCAAGGCACCTTCTAGAGCCATCGGAAGGCCGACACCCTTGGAGAGGTAATACATGGAGGGGGCAGAGATCAAAGTGGAGCTCCACTTCTTCATCTGCCCTTCAGTCCCTTCTAACGAGGCTTCCAGAACTTCGTGCGCGTGAGACAAGTAGTCTAACTTTTCCCCCAGGATCTTTGACTTGAGCAAAAGGAGCGAAGCTACCTGTGACACGAAAGTTTTGGTTGCTGCTACCCCCAGCTCCGGTCCTGCTCTCATGTACAGCTTCACGTCGCTCTCCCTCGAGATAGTGCTCTCTATCACGTTAGTGATCGAAATAATGGTAGAGCCTTCATTCTTGAACTCCTTTATGGCCATCTTCACGTCCAAGGTTTCACCGCTCTGACTTAGGGCGAGGATCACGTCGCCCGCCCTCGTCCTGTATGAGGGGTACTCCGACGCTATCATTGGTATCACGGTGAACCCTGACATGTTCAACTCCCTACCGAATATGAGGCCGGCGTGGTAACTCGTACCGGCAGCTACCACGAATATCCTGTTAGCTTGCGACATGACCTTTACCGCTTTATCAACAGAGTCGTCAGCCATCATGGTGGAGAGTGTCTCTTTCACTGCTAGAGGGGAGTCGTGGATCTCCTTCAACATGAAGTGAGAGTATCCTCCTTTCGAGGCGGAGGCCAAGGTGAAGTTGAGCTTGTGAACTCTCTCGTTCACGTCTACTATCTTCCCGTCCTTTTCTATGTAAACCGAGGAAGGAGTGATGAACCCGATCTCCCCGTCCTGAATCGTAACTACTGTATTAGTAAGGGGTAAGAAGGGGGCATACTCGCTCGCTATGAAGTTCTTGTCCTCTCCGAGTCCTATCACTAAAGGGTTGTCAAGACGTGCGAAGAATATCCTCTTCTCCCCTTCCATTATCATCAGGATCGCATAGCTTCCCCTCAGGGAAGACACTGCAGCTTTGAAGGCTTCGAAGCTTTCCATGTCCCTCTTCATGAACTCCTCAACTAAGTGGGGTATTACTTCTGTGTCTGTGTCGCTTCTGAACTTGTGGCCTAAAGATTCTAGTTCCTCTCTCAGTTCCTTGTAGTTGTTAAGGGTTCCGTTGTGGACTACAGCTATTCTCCCAGAGCAGTCCACGTGAGGGTGAGCGTTTTGATCGTTCGGGGCACCATGTGTCGCCCATCTAGTGTGCCCCAGGAAAATGTAACCAGACATTTCATTTATCTTCTTTGTCTTTACAACCTCTACGACCTTCCCCTTGGCTTTCCTAACGTCTATCCCTTCATCGTCTAAGGAAGCTACGCCGACGCTGTCGTACCCTCTGTATTCAAGCCTGCTCAACGACGATACCAGTACATCCGTCAAAGACTTGTCCTTTTTGTTAGAAGCAATTCCTATAATCCCGCACATTAGAAAAACGTGTAATTTCTTTAGTATTTGACCTTTTTCATCACTGATGTGTTGTAGAGTAGGGCTATTCAGGGATCCATTGCGAATTTAGTTCATTTATTGAAATAGAATAAATTTAATTGGGCGCTATTGCATGGACTGGGTAAGGATTTACACTAAACATTTTTCTTTTTTGATTTGTTCTTGCTATAATTACAATATACGATGTAGACCTGAATCGCCCAAATTTACGTTACCCCTTTAACCCATATTGGCTATACGAAGTAAAAATTGAAAGAAAATAACAGCAAGGTAACAAGGATACCTACAAGTGCGGCCACCGGGATTCGAACCCGGGATCTCTGGCTTGGGAGGCCAGCGTCCTAATCCAGGCTGGACTATGACCGCATGTTACCATTTCAAAATGAGGTAATAACTTTTTTGCTCTGAAGGTCAGCATTTCCAGCGCATTTCACCGATCAATCGACCCTCTTCTCATCAGCTTAGAAATAGTAAGAAGTGTTCATCTTATATCTTCCGTTCAGACGGGAATAATCATCTTCACTTATCTGCCTACATCGAGGTCATCATAAGGAGCCGGACGCCGGGAACGGGATTCGAACCCGTGCAGGGGTTTCCCCTAATGGCTCTCAAGGCCACCCCCTTAACCACTCGGGCATCCCGGCTTGCCCACTATCTTTTCTCAAGTCTTTTTTATTAAGATTATCGAGTAACCTTTAACTCGTTTTACCACAGTTATATTACCGAAGAACTGGGAAAACTCCTTTTTTACGTTCTCCTCTCCTCTATATACTACCAACTGCACGTGACCTTCGTCCTTCAGCTTCTCGTGGGCACACTTGGCGAACTTCCTTAAGAAATCCACCCCTTTCGAGAGAGGGGGGTTTGAAAATATTGCATCGAACTTCAGGTCAGTGGCTGACAGTACGTCGCTCTTTATCACCTCCACCCTATCGTTAACCCCGTTTATCTCCACGTTCTTCTTGGCTAACTTCACTGCGTTAGGATCAACATCCATCATCACTACCCTCAAGGACGGGTTAGAGAGCGCTACATATATGCCTATGGGGCCGTAACCACACCCGACGTCAGCCACAAGGCCCTCTTTGGGTATGACCAAGTTCTCGAGGAGAGACCTGGTACCCGTGTCCACCTTACGCTTTGAGAAGACCCCAGCGCTGGAATGGAAAGAAAGAGGTATACCGTTGATCACGTCAAGCACTACTTCTATTGCCTTCACCCCACTTTCTAGGATAAACGTCTCTATCGATGAAAACCCTATCAGTGGTTGCCACTTCTCCCTTGTCGACTTTGGCGAGCCTCCTGTAGTCTACTAATGCCTTTCCGACCGATACCAGTTCTCCCTTAGTGGTTATTACACATACCAGGTCGTCTTTCTTGAACTCCTGAAAACCCACAACTCCTGGAGCTGTCAACTTAGCGCCGTAAGCTATTGCGTTAACTGCGTTGTCGTCAACCATTATTTTGGGGATCCCGCAAGTAGCTATCTCCATTGGCATGACCATTCCCCTAAGGTAGGTCTCGTCCTTGCAGTTCTTCCACATATACACTGCCTCGGACACTTCGTGCATGGTGACCAAGTTCCTCTCGTCGAATATCCCCGTCCTGGTCCTTCTCAACTCCCTCATGTGGGCTCCGTAACCGCTCATTAACCCCACATCGTGACATATCTTCCTCATGTAAGTCCCGTGTTCTGACACTATCCTCATGAGCACCATCTTCCCTTCGATCTCCTGGACTTCTATTTCAAATATCTTCCTTGTCCTTAACCTTCTGCTCACCGAAGACCTCACTGGGGGCCTCTGGTATATCTTCCCTTTGAACTTCGAAATCACCGACTTGAGTTTCTCCTGATCGAAGTCTGAGTGTACCTGCATGACGCACTCGTACTCCTTCGTTGATTCAGACACGTAGTGCATTATCTTGGTAGCGTTCTCTAAACCTACGGGTAGAACGCCGGTGACTTTGGGATAACCCCGCTCATCGCTCTAGGGTCCCTCCGTGGCCTACCCTATCAAGAGAAAGCATCCCCTTGAGCCAAAAAGCCACCTCGTGGCTTGTAGGGCCGGGTGGCTTATCCACGTTGATTATCCCGTTCCTTATAAGTAGGTTCATTTCCCTCTTGTCTGGGTATGAACCGTGACTTTCATCTATCTGAGGCTCAACCTTGAACGTCCAAGGGTTATTATAAGAACAAAAAGAGTCAATTGACTGGATGAAGTTATAAGGCTTCATCCTAAATCACAGTCATCTTCGGCTTTATTGTCTCCTTCATGAAGTCAAGTAAAGAAGCCTGCTGAAGCGCGTTCTTGACCTCGTCGTCACTGGCTCCCTTCTTTATTTCTACTTTCTTATCTGTTGCGTCTATGTGAAGTATGTTGCTCCTCTTCCTCTTCACTCCGTTCACGTCCTTAGGCCCGGTAATCAGGACGAAGTTCTCGTCTATGATGTCGACTATGACAACCTTTTTCCCTGCATCTCTTCCCCTGGTTTTAACGCAGATTCTACCTACTTCTATCACTGCCATGATTTGATCTACCCATCTCATCTGATTTCTGGGTAATTTTAAGCTTACTGCCAGAACTTCCTGTTCTTGAGGAACTTCCTCTCCTCGTCTATCAGGGAGAGGAAGAAACTTTCCTCGCCGTCCGAGATCCTGCTGAGTACCCTGCCCATGTTAGACGGACCTACTCCTGGAGTGGCGAGGGCTATGAATGCGTTCTTCCCGTAGGTGGAGAAGAGGGAAGCCACTCTCCTGACGTTATCCAGTGACTTCTCCTCGGGTTTGGACAACTTTTGCCCCTTGATAGCCTTTCTGACTGCTTTCAGGGAGTCCTCATCTGACACTTCGCTCGCGCCCAGGAAGACGGAACCACACTTCGGACACTTATCGGGTGCATGTTTCACTTTTCTCACCTCGCTCCACCCGCATACTATACACATGATCCTGAACTCCTTGTTCATGAGCCTCTCCTTCATGACCTCCATCATGAACGGGGAGCTCTCGTCCCAAGCTTGGAAGGCTAAAAGTCTGTTCAGGAACTGCGAAGCCAGGGGTGACGGTGAGGGGACTTCCAAGACCGTCCACTTCATGGACTTGAGCAGGGGGATCACGGACTCGTCGTAGTTCTTCACCTTCAGTTCCCTCAAAGCTTCCCTTCCTACTATGGTATCAGTATAAGCCTTGAGGATGGTACTGGAGACGTCGACCTCAGACTTAGGGTCTACAACTCCGAACCTCTTAACCTCCACGAGGAGTTTCCACTTGAACTGAGGACTTTCCTTGATCCCGGCGTCCAAGACTCGGAGGAGTTCCTCCTCTGAGAGACTCAGGATCTCCTCCTTGACTTTCTCGATGTCATGATACCCTATTGGCACCATGGAGGACAGAGCAACGTGATACGAGTCCGCCCTGAAAGATGACTTGGCCATCTTTATCCCGTTAAGTAAAGTGGAGAAAATTGCGCCTAAGGTGTTGTTTCCCCTGCTCCCCAAGGGGGAGTGTATCACGATCACGTCGTGGTTAATTATCTCGACCACAAAGGTGTCCTTGTCGACTCTGGGATATCCCCTCTCAGAGTGCTGAGAGATGACGTCTAGCAAGCTGGGGGTCAAAACCAAAGGTTCCTCTGAACTACCTGGTAACTTACCTGTTTCTCGCTCTGCTTCGAAGAGTCTGTTTATCTCGTCGAAGACCCACATCGCAGTCTCCCTCTCGACCGGGATGGATTCCCCGAACCAGCTCGGAAGGACTCCTTTCTTCAGCTGTCCCCTCTCTACCAACAA
This genomic interval carries:
- a CDS encoding class I SAM-dependent methyltransferase, translating into MKAIEVVLDVINGIPLSFHSSAGVFSKRKVDTGTRSLLENLVIPKEGLVADVGCGYGPIGIYVALSNPSLRVVMMDVDPNAVKLAKKNVEINGVNDRVEVIKSDVLSATDLKFDAIFSNPPLSKGVDFLRKFAKCAHEKLKDEGHVQLVVYRGEENVKKEFSQFFGNITVVKRVKGYSIILIKKT
- a CDS encoding nascent polypeptide-associated complex protein, coding for MKIRNNDLKKLEKMGIKPNMVNATRVIIETAEGERIVIEGCQVTKMVAQGNSFYTIIGGEERKEEIKEGENKGEVSISEDDVKFLMEQTGKGENEVRDALVKSGGDIAKALASLTGETS
- the glmS gene encoding glutamine--fructose-6-phosphate transaminase (isomerizing); amino-acid sequence: MCGIIGIASNKKDKSLTDVLVSSLSRLEYRGYDSVGVASLDDEGIDVRKAKGKVVEVVKTKKINEMSGYIFLGHTRWATHGAPNDQNAHPHVDCSGRIAVVHNGTLNNYKELREELESLGHKFRSDTDTEVIPHLVEEFMKRDMESFEAFKAAVSSLRGSYAILMIMEGEKRIFFARLDNPLVIGLGEDKNFIASEYAPFLPLTNTVVTIQDGEIGFITPSSVYIEKDGKIVDVNERVHKLNFTLASASKGGYSHFMLKEIHDSPLAVKETLSTMMADDSVDKAVKVMSQANRIFVVAAGTSYHAGLIFGRELNMSGFTVIPMIASEYPSYRTRAGDVILALSQSGETLDVKMAIKEFKNEGSTIISITNVIESTISRESDVKLYMRAGPELGVAATKTFVSQVASLLLLKSKILGEKLDYLSHAHEVLEASLEGTEGQMKKWSSTLISAPSMYYLSKGVGLPMALEGALKIKEVAYVHAESYPAGESKHGPIALVSEGFPVVFLDPGIDELKVNIEEMKSRGARIFYVGTSKGISKDEVEVRLEKGLEPFALAPPIQLLAYYVSVGKGLDPDRPRNLAKTVTVE
- a CDS encoding tRNA pseudouridine synthase A produces the protein MKPYNFIQSIDSFCSYNNPWTFKVEPQIDESHGSYPDKREMNLLIRNGIINVDKPPGPTSHEVAFWLKGMLSLDRVGHGGTLER
- a CDS encoding RNA-guided pseudouridylation complex pseudouridine synthase subunit Cbf5, with the protein product MHYVSESTKEYECVMQVHSDFDQEKLKSVISKFKGKIYQRPPVRSSVSRRLRTRKIFEIEVQEIEGKMVLMRIVSEHGTYMRKICHDVGLMSGYGAHMRELRRTRTGIFDERNLVTMHEVSEAVYMWKNCKDETYLRGMVMPMEIATCGIPKIMVDDNAVNAIAYGAKLTAPGVVGFQEFKKDDLVCVITTKGELVSVGKALVDYRRLAKVDKGEVATTDRVFIDRDVYPRKWGEGNRSSA
- a CDS encoding sugar phosphate nucleotidyltransferase, which encodes MKAVVLAGGKGEGLLPLTKEQQKELISIAGKPVIRYVLDGLMDAGVTDFVIVTSDKGKDLDKEIGDLNAGYEVVYQKEAGIEGAIRTGVSRVSDNYYVLAFGDIVTSKQLYSSLISLFYTNGKPSISLTPVSEGLNTYGLVELREGKLKVVKSGSTLALAGAYVLPTEPVESFENYLSSLDSSYFVWSGSWVDIGFPEDLLAAVQNVLDERKGSFISDEANISTSAVIGKNVVVEEGATVEEYAVIKGPAYIGKGAYVGNFSLVRAYSSIERNAVIGAYSEISHTLVEPYAEIGSKSYLTYSVVGSKAKVGAGAITESTFTGKMIRGRSNKFGSIVPPAETVAHGTILKPFYSS
- a CDS encoding helix-turn-helix domain-containing protein — translated: MENIYDKYILDMVGKRIAGDIVWSNDVFVSLRKWRETFKLSQQELAKELGVKQTVIADYERGRRQPGSGFIKRYVDALIRNDAKNGFKIVSELVKMFNLNYPYIMDMADFVSPLPIDEIVMAVDGVMMNSFVNQTSVYGYMVANSIKAISMLSGADFYQFLSLSLNRVLIFTKVAGGRSPMIALKVAPVKPKVVVFHRPVRIDPLALYLSEQEGINVIISMKKNEDEIISSMRSLLSRKPEP
- a CDS encoding 50S ribosomal protein L14e, which encodes MAVIEVGRICVKTRGRDAGKKVVIVDIIDENFVLITGPKDVNGVKRKRSNILHIDATDKKVEIKKGASDDEVKNALQQASLLDFMKETIKPKMTVI